A portion of the Chryseobacterium tructae genome contains these proteins:
- a CDS encoding adenylyltransferase/cytidyltransferase family protein, which yields MKTQRIGITFSSFDLLHAGHIKMLEEAKTVCDYLIVGLQIDPSHDRPNKNKPSQTIVERYIQLKAVNAVDEIIPYYTEEDLLDILKSFVIDVRIIGDDYMDRDFTGKQYCEDKGIELFYNKRDHRFSTSDLRKRIYEAEKEKADRTEKVK from the coding sequence ATGAAGACACAAAGAATAGGTATTACATTTTCCTCATTTGATTTATTACACGCAGGGCACATCAAAATGCTTGAAGAAGCAAAAACAGTATGTGATTATCTGATTGTTGGGTTGCAGATCGATCCATCCCATGACCGTCCGAATAAGAATAAGCCAAGTCAAACGATTGTTGAGCGTTATATTCAGTTGAAAGCAGTAAATGCCGTAGATGAAATTATTCCTTATTACACCGAAGAGGATTTACTTGATATTTTAAAATCATTTGTAATTGATGTAAGAATCATTGGTGATGATTACATGGATAGAGACTTTACTGGAAAACAATATTGTGAAGACAAGGGAATTGAGCTTTTTTATAACAAAAGAGATCATAGGTTTTCTACCAGCGACTTAAGAAAAAGAATTTACGAAGCTGAAAAAGAAAAAGCAGATAGAACAGAAAAAGTAAAATAA
- a CDS encoding methyltransferase domain-containing protein, which translates to MAWNPEVYDQFKQERSAPFFDLLKLVESRTGISVIDLGCGTGELTSKLLDYLENSKVLGIDSSEEMLEKAAQFKTSRLNFEKRSIEEQLHLGDTYDLVISNAAIQWCSNHKELFPRIISKIKEGGQLAVQIPSNHEYIVHQLLRKIAGTEPYKSAYNGWEREYTVLTIEDYARILFDHKGREITVYEKVFPHVLENAEAVFTWASGTAMLPYIEKLPDEMKEQFKNDYKQQLQNIFPESPVFYPFKRTFISAKF; encoded by the coding sequence ATGGCTTGGAATCCGGAAGTATACGATCAGTTTAAACAAGAACGTTCAGCACCTTTCTTTGATCTTTTAAAGCTTGTCGAATCAAGAACGGGAATATCTGTTATAGATTTGGGATGTGGGACTGGGGAGTTAACGTCTAAGCTTTTGGATTATCTTGAAAACTCAAAAGTTCTGGGAATAGATTCTTCCGAGGAAATGCTTGAAAAAGCAGCTCAATTCAAGACAAGCCGATTGAATTTTGAAAAAAGAAGTATTGAAGAGCAGCTTCATTTAGGAGATACCTATGATCTGGTTATCTCCAATGCAGCAATCCAGTGGTGTAGTAACCATAAGGAGCTCTTTCCAAGAATTATCAGTAAGATCAAGGAAGGAGGACAGTTAGCTGTACAGATTCCTTCTAACCATGAATATATAGTCCATCAGCTTCTTAGAAAGATTGCCGGCACTGAACCTTATAAAAGTGCTTATAATGGCTGGGAAAGAGAGTATACCGTTTTAACGATTGAAGACTACGCCCGGATATTATTTGATCATAAAGGAAGAGAAATTACCGTGTATGAGAAAGTATTTCCCCATGTTCTAGAAAATGCAGAGGCCGTATTTACCTGGGCTTCCGGAACAGCTATGCTTCCTTATATAGAAAAGCTTCCTGATGAAATGAAAGAACAATTTAAAAACGATTATAAACAACAATTACAAAACATCTTCCCTGAATCACCCGTCTTTTACCCATTTAAAAGAACATTTATTTCAGCGAAGTTTTAA
- the galE gene encoding UDP-glucose 4-epimerase GalE: MAILVTGGLGYIGSHTVVELLNNNFDVVIVDDLSNSERFILKNIEEITGKKPVFYPFDLKRKELLSQVFDAHKIDGCINFAAFKAVGESQEKPVDYYENNLFSLINILQEFKEREISNFIFSSSCTVYGQADVMPIDENTPLKMPESVYGKTKQMGEEILIDFAKAYNRKISLLRYFNPIGAHPSAKLGELPIGVPNNLVPYVMQTAAGIREKLSIWGNDYPTEDGTAVRDYIYIVDLAKAHVAALKKLIEDQSGEVVVDTYNLGTGKGSSVLDVVKAFEDANGVHVPYQICDRREGDITIAYTDPSKAEKELSWKSETSLEEALKTVWEWQKYIKSRD, encoded by the coding sequence ATGGCAATACTTGTTACCGGAGGACTTGGATATATTGGTTCTCACACTGTAGTGGAACTTCTTAATAATAACTTTGATGTTGTTATTGTAGATGATTTATCCAATTCGGAGAGGTTTATTTTAAAAAATATTGAGGAAATTACAGGTAAAAAACCTGTTTTTTATCCTTTTGACCTGAAGCGTAAAGAACTTCTTTCCCAGGTTTTTGATGCACATAAAATTGATGGCTGTATAAATTTTGCAGCTTTCAAAGCTGTAGGAGAGAGCCAGGAAAAGCCTGTGGATTATTATGAAAACAATTTGTTTTCCTTAATTAATATTCTTCAGGAATTTAAAGAAAGAGAAATTTCAAACTTTATTTTCAGTTCATCATGTACGGTGTACGGACAGGCAGATGTGATGCCGATTGATGAAAATACACCCTTGAAAATGCCTGAAAGCGTTTACGGGAAAACCAAGCAAATGGGAGAAGAAATTCTAATCGATTTTGCAAAGGCATATAACAGAAAAATATCATTGTTGAGATATTTTAATCCTATTGGAGCACATCCATCTGCAAAACTGGGAGAATTACCAATTGGTGTTCCCAATAACCTTGTCCCTTACGTAATGCAAACAGCTGCAGGAATTCGTGAAAAACTGAGTATTTGGGGCAATGATTATCCGACAGAGGATGGAACTGCGGTTCGTGATTATATCTATATTGTTGATCTGGCTAAGGCTCACGTAGCGGCTTTGAAAAAATTAATAGAAGACCAATCCGGAGAAGTAGTAGTAGATACCTATAATCTGGGAACAGGAAAAGGATCATCTGTTTTAGACGTTGTAAAGGCTTTTGAAGATGCAAATGGAGTACATGTTCCTTATCAGATCTGTGACAGAAGAGAAGGAGATATTACCATTGCTTATACAGATCCCTCTAAAGCAGAGAAAGAACTTAGCTGGAAATCTGAAACATCATTGGAGGAAGCTCTAAAGACAGTTTGGGAATGGCAAAAATATATCAAATCGAGAGATTAA
- a CDS encoding S8/S53 family peptidase → MKKILLFCFLAGYSYTSAQTQLVFVYFKDKPNKAAFFANPLSELSQKSLDRRTTLGVSLNDQDAPIEQSYIQNLQNLGFTVTDYSKWLNGAAVNATAPQIALLKTQPFVLSVESFAKNGATIVKSSPVNKWNKPTNAQKTLTTFEYGSGTAQIDQSNIRPLHLAGYTGTGISIAVIDTGFPTVNTGAAFLRLRNNNKIKGGYNFVNKSTDIYNSSLNAHGTTVLGVMGGYLENVFTGSAPDADFYLYCSENTTAEIPEEELYWIEAAEEADRKGVEIITTSLGYNVFDNPQYSYTFADMNGNTSFITRGAGIATEKGIFVLVASGNSGDKPWHYLLTPADNSKVFTIGAVDSAGSSSVFSSYGPNSLGVVKPDGSTRGTATATVLGDTTYSTNGTSLATPIAAGGVACLIQAFPTMNRDQLKAKLRQTASLYPNHTDQMGYGILNFGSLYNSVLNTSEVVQKQKFVLFPNPVKNILNIASENDINSLEIYDNLGRLIRKVNHEKSVKVDDFAKGVYYLKILSEDKVYYEKFIKE, encoded by the coding sequence ATGAAAAAAATTTTACTCTTTTGTTTCCTAGCAGGTTACTCTTATACCAGCGCACAAACTCAGCTTGTTTTTGTGTATTTTAAGGATAAGCCTAATAAAGCTGCTTTTTTTGCTAATCCTCTTTCTGAACTTAGTCAAAAATCCCTTGACAGACGCACAACATTAGGTGTATCGCTTAATGATCAGGACGCTCCTATAGAACAGTCTTACATCCAAAATCTTCAAAATCTAGGATTTACTGTTACGGATTATTCTAAGTGGCTTAATGGTGCTGCCGTAAATGCTACGGCTCCACAAATTGCCCTTTTGAAAACACAGCCTTTTGTACTTTCTGTCGAAAGTTTTGCCAAAAACGGAGCAACCATTGTAAAGTCGTCACCCGTTAATAAGTGGAATAAGCCAACCAATGCACAAAAAACGCTTACAACTTTTGAATATGGTTCAGGCACGGCGCAGATAGACCAAAGCAATATAAGACCCCTTCATCTTGCCGGATATACAGGAACAGGGATTTCCATCGCCGTTATTGATACTGGATTTCCCACTGTAAATACCGGAGCTGCATTTCTAAGATTAAGAAACAATAACAAAATAAAAGGGGGATATAACTTTGTCAACAAATCCACGGACATCTACAACTCTTCTCTGAATGCACATGGTACAACTGTTTTAGGTGTTATGGGTGGCTATTTGGAAAATGTATTTACAGGTTCAGCTCCTGATGCTGATTTTTATCTCTACTGTAGTGAAAATACAACGGCAGAAATTCCTGAAGAAGAACTCTATTGGATAGAAGCTGCTGAAGAAGCAGATAGAAAAGGAGTAGAAATTATCACCACATCTCTTGGGTATAATGTTTTCGATAACCCACAATATAGTTACACGTTTGCTGATATGAACGGGAATACCTCCTTTATTACAAGAGGAGCTGGAATTGCCACAGAGAAAGGGATTTTCGTTCTTGTTGCCTCGGGAAATTCAGGGGATAAACCTTGGCATTACTTGCTCACTCCAGCAGACAATTCTAAAGTATTTACTATTGGTGCTGTAGATTCTGCAGGAAGTTCTTCTGTATTTTCATCTTATGGCCCCAATTCACTTGGTGTGGTTAAACCCGATGGAAGTACACGCGGAACGGCTACAGCAACCGTTTTAGGTGATACAACCTATAGTACTAACGGAACTTCCCTTGCTACTCCCATTGCTGCAGGAGGTGTAGCCTGTCTTATTCAGGCATTTCCTACCATGAACAGAGATCAGCTTAAAGCAAAACTAAGACAGACAGCCTCACTGTATCCTAACCATACAGACCAGATGGGATATGGTATTCTTAACTTTGGAAGTCTTTACAACAGTGTGTTAAATACTTCTGAAGTTGTACAAAAACAAAAATTCGTCTTGTTTCCGAATCCTGTTAAAAATATCTTGAACATTGCGTCAGAAAATGACATCAATTCGTTGGAAATTTATGACAATCTGGGAAGATTGATCAGAAAAGTAAACCATGAAAAATCAGTAAAAGTTGATGACTTTGCAAAAGGAGTTTATTATCTTAAAATCCTCTCAGAAGACAAAGTTTACTATGAGAAATTTATAAAAGAATAA